A window from Bosea sp. ANAM02 encodes these proteins:
- a CDS encoding SDR family oxidoreductase, translating to MDLGIAGRTAIVCASSKGLGRGCAEALAQAGCTVVINGRDASTLEATAAAIRASTGATVVAVVADVSTRAGQDALLAAAPNPDILVNNNGGPPPKPFRQVTRDGLLEGVVQNMATPLELVQRVIDGMVERGFGRIVNITSASVVTPLTGLDVSSAARAGLTAFLSGVAREVAHANVTINNILPGVFDTDRIKVATTKAAEMQGISMDEAVKRRLAAVPAGRLGTPDEFGKLCAFIASAHAGYLTGQNFLIDGGSFRGTF from the coding sequence ATGGATCTGGGAATTGCCGGCCGTACGGCCATCGTCTGCGCCTCCAGCAAGGGGCTGGGCCGCGGCTGCGCCGAAGCGCTGGCGCAGGCCGGCTGCACCGTCGTCATCAACGGCCGCGACGCCAGCACGCTTGAAGCGACCGCCGCCGCGATCCGCGCTTCGACCGGCGCGACCGTCGTCGCCGTCGTCGCCGACGTCTCGACCAGGGCCGGTCAGGATGCGCTGCTGGCGGCGGCGCCCAATCCCGACATCCTCGTCAACAACAATGGCGGCCCGCCGCCCAAGCCCTTCCGCCAGGTGACGCGCGACGGGTTGCTCGAAGGCGTCGTCCAGAACATGGCGACCCCGCTTGAGCTCGTGCAGCGCGTCATCGACGGCATGGTCGAGCGCGGCTTCGGCCGCATCGTCAACATCACCTCGGCGAGCGTCGTGACGCCGCTGACCGGGCTCGACGTCTCCTCGGCCGCGCGTGCCGGCCTCACCGCCTTCCTCTCGGGCGTCGCCCGCGAGGTGGCCCATGCCAACGTCACCATCAACAACATCCTGCCCGGCGTGTTCGACACCGACCGGATCAAGGTCGCGACCACCAAGGCCGCCGAGATGCAGGGCATCAGCATGGACGAAGCGGTAAAGCGCCGGCTCGCCGCGGTCCCCGCCGGGCGCCTCGGCACGCCTGACGAGTTCGGCAAGCTCTGCGCCTTCATCGCCAGCGCCCATGCCGGCTACCTCACCGGCCAGAACTTCCTGATCGACGGCGGCTCCTTCCGCGGTACGTTCTGA
- a CDS encoding UDP-2,3-diacylglucosamine diphosphatase, which translates to MSDEDNSKRVRSIFISDLHLGTRGAQADLVLEFLRAYDAPQIYLVGDIIDGWRLKSGWYFPQTHNDVIQKLLRKVRKGSKLIYVTGNHDDFLRDFTGLQFGGITLVDEIVHETADGKRMLVIHGDLFDLVVRNAKWLALLGDWAYTVALALNMAINRVRRVLRLPHWSLSAWAKAKVKNAVNYIGEFESCLAAEARRHKADGVICGHIHHAAQREIDGLTYINTGDWVESCTAFVEHEDGRFELIRWPQGRLKTAPAAPVTVSARPAPVRDLIEAA; encoded by the coding sequence ATGAGCGACGAGGATAACAGCAAGCGGGTCCGCAGCATCTTCATCTCGGATCTGCATCTGGGCACCCGTGGGGCCCAGGCCGATCTCGTGCTGGAGTTCCTGCGCGCCTATGATGCGCCGCAGATCTATCTCGTCGGCGACATCATCGACGGCTGGCGCCTGAAGAGCGGCTGGTACTTCCCGCAGACGCATAACGACGTGATCCAGAAGCTGCTGCGCAAGGTGCGCAAGGGCTCGAAGCTGATCTACGTCACCGGCAATCACGACGATTTCCTGCGCGATTTCACCGGCCTGCAATTCGGCGGCATCACCCTGGTCGACGAGATCGTCCACGAGACCGCCGACGGCAAGCGCATGCTCGTCATCCATGGCGACCTGTTCGACCTCGTGGTGCGCAACGCCAAATGGCTCGCGCTGCTGGGCGACTGGGCCTACACGGTCGCGCTCGCGCTCAACATGGCGATCAACCGGGTACGCCGCGTGCTGCGCCTGCCGCACTGGTCGCTCTCGGCCTGGGCCAAGGCCAAGGTCAAGAACGCGGTGAACTATATCGGCGAGTTCGAGAGCTGCCTTGCCGCGGAGGCGCGTCGCCACAAAGCCGACGGGGTGATCTGCGGCCATATCCACCATGCGGCCCAGCGCGAGATCGACGGTCTCACCTATATCAATACCGGCGACTGGGTCGAAAGCTGCACGGCCTTCGTCGAGCACGAGGACGGGCGCTTCGAACTGATCCGCTGGCCGCAGGGCCGCCTGAAGACCGCGCCGGCGGCGCCGGTCACGGTGTCGGCGCGGCCGGCCCCGGTGCGGGACCTGATCGAGGCGGCGTGA
- a CDS encoding glycosyltransferase family 1 protein translates to MRVLVATDAWRPQVNGVVRSLEQMIAAAPALGITAQALTPEGFHQVGLPSYPDIRLALATRRALAARIADFAPDHIHIATEGPIGWLTRAVCLAQKRPFTTSYHTRFPQYIAARWPIPESWSYRLLRRFHGPARAVMVSTATVEEELRQHGFENLVHWGRGVDLSLFHPRPQSLLDLPRPIFLYVGRVAVEKNVEAFLSLKLPGSKVVVGDGPARIDLERAFPEARFLGLKEGEELAGIYASSDVFVFPSLTDTFGIVLLEAAASGLPVAAFPVQGPRDVFAGSAAAVLDEDLRSAAMQALRVPREACLELAARHSWAASAAQFYGHIRRVAREAGYFPREPEAPAAITLTAFASGRGGEGRGLPRRLPA, encoded by the coding sequence ATGCGCGTTCTCGTCGCGACCGATGCCTGGCGGCCGCAGGTCAACGGCGTGGTGCGCTCGCTGGAGCAGATGATCGCTGCGGCCCCTGCGCTCGGCATCACGGCGCAGGCGCTGACGCCGGAGGGTTTCCATCAGGTCGGCCTGCCGAGCTATCCGGATATCCGCCTCGCGCTGGCGACGCGCCGGGCATTGGCCGCACGGATCGCCGATTTCGCGCCGGACCATATCCATATCGCGACCGAGGGGCCGATCGGCTGGCTGACACGGGCGGTCTGCCTCGCGCAGAAGCGACCGTTTACCACGAGTTACCACACGCGCTTCCCGCAATATATCGCGGCGCGCTGGCCGATCCCCGAAAGCTGGAGCTACCGGCTGCTGCGCCGCTTCCACGGTCCCGCCCGTGCCGTCATGGTCTCGACCGCGACGGTGGAGGAGGAGTTGCGCCAGCATGGCTTCGAGAATCTGGTGCACTGGGGGCGCGGCGTCGATCTCTCGCTGTTCCATCCGCGCCCGCAGAGCCTTCTCGACCTGCCGCGGCCGATCTTCCTCTATGTCGGGCGCGTCGCGGTCGAAAAGAATGTCGAGGCCTTCCTCTCGCTCAAGCTGCCGGGCAGCAAGGTCGTGGTCGGCGACGGACCGGCACGGATCGATCTCGAGCGTGCCTTTCCCGAAGCGCGCTTCCTCGGCCTGAAGGAAGGCGAGGAACTGGCCGGGATCTATGCCTCCTCGGACGTCTTCGTCTTCCCGAGCCTGACCGACACTTTCGGCATCGTGCTGCTGGAGGCGGCGGCGAGCGGCCTGCCCGTCGCGGCTTTCCCGGTGCAGGGGCCGCGCGACGTCTTCGCCGGCAGCGCGGCTGCGGTGCTGGACGAGGATCTGCGCAGCGCGGCGATGCAGGCGCTGAGAGTCCCGCGCGAGGCCTGCCTGGAGCTGGCGGCGCGCCATAGCTGGGCGGCGAGCGCCGCGCAGTTCTATGGGCATATCCGGCGGGTGGCGCGCGAGGCCGGCTATTTCCCGCGCGAACCGGAAGCGCCGGCCGCCATCACGCTCACAGCCTTCGCGAGCGGGCGTGGCGGGGAAGGGCGCGGGCTGCCGCGGCGCCTGCCGGCTTGA
- a CDS encoding cation:proton antiporter encodes MAGTVDPSAYRDVVVVLATAGIVVPIAKTLKINSIIAFVGCGALLGPFGLGGLVSKIPLLSTITVSNAEALAGPAELGVAFLLFVIGLELSFERLMTMKRLVFGLGLGQVGLCAGAIGLFAYALGQPAAASLIIGFGLALSSTAMVVELLAAKKRMTTSAGRSSFAILLCQDLAVIPLLFLISVLDAQNGSGSLLAGLTQAFIQAFVAIAIIVVIGRLALRPLFRLVASTGSTESFMAATLLTALGTGLIAAAAGLSMGLGAFIAGLLLAETEFRRAIEVTIDPFKSLLIGVFFLTVGMGVNPADIAAHPFAILGGAAGLVLVKGIIIFGLARRFRLATATALETAFLVAPGGEFAFVLLNAATGARLIDPAATGIVLASVSLTMVALPLLARIARNLAQKLATPVTLPDEAAVLPPDDHAPRAIVVGGGRVGRLVGSMLDEHGKSHIVIDSDASLITAQRRAGRPAYYGDATKPEFLRLCGLDEATALIVTIDNPRAVDETVLAARSLRPDIVIVARARDAAHARHLYEIGVNDAVPETIEASLQLSEAALVGLGVPMGLVIASVHERRDGFRAQLKPAGAAAARALPRHARSRRL; translated from the coding sequence TTGGCCGGTACAGTCGACCCTTCCGCCTATCGAGACGTCGTCGTCGTGCTCGCCACGGCAGGCATCGTCGTGCCGATCGCCAAGACCCTGAAGATCAACTCGATCATCGCCTTCGTCGGCTGCGGCGCCCTGCTCGGTCCCTTCGGCCTCGGCGGCCTCGTCTCCAAGATTCCGCTGCTGAGCACGATCACCGTCTCGAACGCGGAGGCGCTGGCCGGCCCGGCCGAGCTCGGCGTCGCCTTCCTGCTCTTCGTCATCGGGCTGGAGCTTTCCTTCGAGCGCCTGATGACGATGAAGCGCCTCGTCTTCGGCCTCGGCCTCGGGCAGGTCGGGCTCTGCGCTGGGGCGATCGGGCTTTTCGCCTATGCGCTCGGCCAGCCGGCGGCGGCATCGCTCATCATCGGCTTCGGCCTCGCGCTGTCATCAACGGCCATGGTCGTCGAATTGCTGGCGGCGAAGAAGCGGATGACGACATCGGCCGGCCGCTCCAGTTTCGCGATCCTGCTCTGCCAGGACCTCGCGGTCATCCCGCTCCTGTTCCTGATCAGCGTGCTCGACGCGCAGAACGGCTCGGGCTCGCTGCTCGCAGGCCTGACCCAGGCCTTCATCCAGGCTTTTGTCGCGATCGCGATCATCGTCGTCATCGGCCGGCTGGCCTTGCGCCCGCTCTTCCGGCTGGTCGCCTCGACCGGTTCGACCGAGAGCTTCATGGCCGCGACGCTCCTGACCGCGCTCGGCACCGGCCTGATCGCCGCCGCCGCCGGCCTTTCGATGGGGCTCGGCGCCTTCATCGCCGGGCTGCTGCTCGCCGAGACCGAGTTCCGCCGTGCCATCGAGGTCACGATCGACCCGTTCAAGTCCCTGCTGATCGGCGTCTTCTTCCTCACCGTCGGCATGGGCGTGAACCCGGCCGATATCGCGGCCCATCCCTTCGCGATCCTGGGCGGCGCGGCGGGGCTCGTGCTGGTCAAGGGCATCATCATCTTCGGGCTCGCCCGCCGCTTCAGGCTTGCGACGGCGACCGCGCTTGAAACTGCGTTCCTGGTCGCGCCTGGCGGCGAGTTCGCCTTCGTGCTGCTCAATGCCGCGACCGGCGCCAGGCTGATCGATCCCGCCGCCACCGGCATCGTGCTGGCCTCGGTCTCGCTCACCATGGTCGCGCTGCCGCTGCTGGCGCGCATCGCCCGCAACCTCGCCCAGAAGCTCGCGACGCCGGTCACGCTGCCGGACGAGGCGGCCGTGCTGCCGCCGGACGATCATGCGCCCCGCGCCATCGTGGTCGGCGGCGGGCGCGTCGGGCGCCTCGTCGGCTCGATGCTGGACGAGCACGGCAAGTCGCATATCGTCATCGACTCCGACGCTTCGCTGATCACAGCGCAACGGCGCGCCGGGCGCCCGGCCTATTACGGCGACGCGACCAAGCCCGAATTCCTGCGCCTCTGCGGCCTGGATGAGGCGACGGCGCTGATCGTGACGATCGACAATCCGCGCGCCGTCGACGAAACCGTCCTCGCCGCGCGCTCGCTCAGGCCCGACATCGTCATCGTCGCGCGCGCCCGCGACGCCGCCCATGCCCGCCATCTCTACGAGATCGGCGTCAACGACGCGGTGCCGGAGACGATCGAAGCCAGCCTGCAATTGTCGGAAGCCGCCCTGGTCGGGCTCGGCGTGCCGATGGGCCTCGTCATCGCCTCGGTCCACGAGCGGCGCGACGGTTTCCGCGCCCAGCTCAAGCCGGCAGGCGCCGCGGCAGCCCGCGCCCTTCCCCGCCACGCCCGCTCGCGAAGGCTGTGA
- a CDS encoding MoxR family ATPase, translated as MRFAGTENYVATEDLTVAVNAAIRLERPLLVKGEPGTGKTVLAEEVAAALGAPLITWHIKSTTKAQQGLYEYDAVSRLRDSQLGDPRVSEIGNYIKRGKLWEAFVAPVRPVLLIDEIDKADIEFPNDLLLELDRMEFHVYETGETIKAAQRPVMIITSNNEKELPDAFLRRCFFHYIRFPDAQTMQQIVEVHFPGIKKRLMEEALRLFFEVREVPGIKKKPSTSELLDWLKLLVAEDIGPEVLRERDPRKLIPPLHGALLKNEQDVSLFEKLAFMARRESR; from the coding sequence ATGCGCTTTGCCGGCACCGAAAACTACGTCGCGACCGAGGATCTCACCGTCGCCGTCAATGCCGCGATCCGGCTGGAGCGTCCGCTGCTGGTGAAGGGCGAGCCCGGCACGGGCAAGACGGTGCTGGCCGAGGAGGTCGCGGCGGCGCTCGGCGCGCCGTTGATCACCTGGCATATCAAGTCGACGACCAAGGCGCAGCAGGGCCTCTACGAATACGACGCGGTGAGCCGCCTGCGCGACAGCCAGCTCGGCGACCCCCGCGTCTCCGAGATCGGCAACTACATCAAGCGCGGCAAGCTCTGGGAGGCTTTCGTCGCGCCCGTCCGCCCGGTGCTGCTGATCGACGAGATCGACAAGGCCGATATCGAGTTCCCCAACGACCTGCTGCTCGAGCTCGACCGCATGGAGTTCCACGTCTACGAGACCGGCGAGACGATCAAGGCGGCGCAGCGGCCGGTGATGATCATCACCTCCAACAACGAGAAGGAATTGCCGGACGCCTTTCTGCGCCGCTGCTTCTTCCACTATATCCGCTTCCCCGATGCGCAGACGATGCAGCAGATCGTCGAGGTGCATTTCCCCGGCATCAAGAAGCGCTTGATGGAAGAGGCGCTGCGCCTGTTCTTCGAGGTGCGCGAGGTGCCGGGCATCAAGAAGAAGCCCTCGACCTCGGAATTGCTCGACTGGCTGAAGCTGCTCGTCGCCGAGGATATCGGGCCGGAGGTGCTGCGCGAGCGCGATCCCCGCAAGCTGATCCCGCCGCTGCATGGGGCGCTGCTCAAGAACGAGCAGGATGTCTCGCTCTTCGAGAAGCTCGCCTTTATGGCCCGGCGCGAGAGCCGGTGA
- a CDS encoding histidine phosphatase family protein, with the protein MRRLMLLRHAKSHWPTGVADRDRPLAARGREAAPVMGRYLADELLLPDLVLISPAKRTVETWEMVAPMLPEKPATQYEPRIYEAKVERLLDVVQEVEGDVRTLLLIGHNPGFEELAHLLTGHGDRYAAARMSQKYPTCGLAVIDFATEHWYAIAAREGRLDRFVTPGSLGEGPDE; encoded by the coding sequence ATGCGACGCCTCATGCTTCTGCGCCACGCCAAGTCCCACTGGCCCACGGGTGTGGCCGACCGCGACCGCCCGCTTGCGGCGCGCGGGCGCGAGGCCGCCCCGGTGATGGGGCGCTATCTCGCCGATGAACTGCTCCTGCCCGATCTCGTGCTGATCTCGCCGGCCAAGCGCACCGTCGAGACCTGGGAGATGGTCGCGCCGATGCTGCCCGAGAAGCCGGCGACGCAATACGAGCCGCGCATCTACGAGGCCAAGGTCGAGCGCCTGCTCGACGTCGTTCAGGAGGTCGAGGGCGATGTCCGGACGCTGCTGCTGATCGGCCATAATCCCGGCTTCGAGGAGCTGGCGCATCTTCTGACCGGCCATGGCGACCGTTATGCGGCGGCGCGGATGAGCCAGAAATACCCGACCTGTGGGCTGGCCGTGATCGATTTCGCCACCGAGCACTGGTACGCAATCGCGGCGCGCGAAGGCCGGCTCGACCGCTTCGTGACCCCGGGGTCGCTCGGCGAAGGCCCGGACGAATGA
- a CDS encoding YcjX family protein produces the protein MSDSSYLDSARNAALAFGDSLLGLARQRLRIGVTGLSRSGKTVFTTALIQNLIEGAKLPVLKASSEGRIARVRLVPQPDPDVPRFPYEAHRAAMNGPDRRWPESTRRISELRIEIDYERAAGWFKGPATLTLDIVDYPGEWLLDLALIGQDYKAWSAQAVADARKAHRREAAAEWLADLPGRDPDGAPDELAAEAASDLFKGYLARLRADPEAVAVTPPGRFLMPGDLEGSPALTFAPLDLGHDRDVRPGTLAALMAERFEAYKRVVVTPFFRDHFARLDRQIVLVDVLAALDAGAPALADLETALGQALAAFSVGRNSWLTSLFAPRIERVLFAATKADHIHHASHDRLAAVMSHLVGRALSRAQGAGATVEAMALAAVRATHEVRIKEGREELPAIAGVPEAGETIDGQVFDGIAEAAIFPGELPERPEAIFDPKAHWQVRAPRFRPPLVAADAGGRLKPPPQIRLDRALEFLIGDKLA, from the coding sequence ATGAGCGACTCGTCCTATCTCGACAGCGCACGCAACGCAGCGCTCGCCTTCGGCGACAGCCTGCTCGGGCTTGCCCGGCAGCGCCTGCGGATCGGCGTCACCGGGCTGTCGCGCTCGGGCAAGACGGTCTTCACCACCGCGTTGATCCAGAACCTGATCGAAGGCGCCAAGCTGCCGGTGCTGAAGGCGTCGTCCGAGGGACGGATCGCCCGCGTGCGACTGGTGCCGCAGCCCGATCCGGACGTGCCGCGCTTTCCCTATGAGGCGCATCGCGCCGCGATGAACGGGCCTGACCGGCGCTGGCCGGAATCGACCCGACGCATCTCCGAGCTCAGGATCGAGATCGACTACGAGCGCGCCGCCGGCTGGTTCAAGGGGCCGGCGACGCTGACGCTCGACATCGTCGATTATCCCGGCGAATGGCTGCTCGACCTCGCGCTGATCGGACAGGACTACAAGGCCTGGTCGGCGCAGGCGGTGGCCGATGCCCGCAAGGCGCATCGGCGCGAGGCCGCGGCGGAGTGGCTGGCCGACCTGCCGGGGCGAGACCCGGACGGAGCGCCGGACGAGCTTGCGGCGGAAGCCGCGAGCGACCTGTTCAAGGGCTATCTCGCTCGCTTGCGAGCCGATCCCGAGGCGGTCGCGGTGACGCCGCCGGGGCGCTTCCTGATGCCCGGCGACCTCGAAGGCTCGCCGGCGCTGACCTTCGCGCCGCTGGATCTCGGCCATGACCGGGACGTACGGCCGGGCACGCTCGCCGCGCTGATGGCGGAGCGTTTCGAGGCCTATAAGCGCGTCGTGGTGACGCCGTTCTTCCGTGACCATTTCGCCAGGCTCGACCGGCAGATCGTGCTGGTCGACGTGCTGGCGGCGCTGGATGCTGGTGCGCCGGCTCTCGCCGATCTCGAAACCGCCTTGGGGCAGGCGCTCGCCGCCTTCTCGGTCGGGCGCAATTCCTGGCTCACGAGCCTGTTCGCGCCGCGCATCGAGCGCGTGCTCTTCGCCGCGACCAAGGCCGACCATATCCACCATGCGAGCCATGACCGGCTGGCGGCGGTGATGTCACATCTGGTCGGGCGGGCGCTGTCGCGGGCACAAGGTGCGGGCGCGACGGTCGAGGCGATGGCGCTGGCGGCGGTGCGGGCGACGCATGAGGTGCGGATCAAGGAAGGCCGCGAGGAACTGCCGGCGATCGCCGGGGTGCCGGAGGCGGGCGAGACGATCGACGGGCAGGTCTTCGACGGCATCGCGGAAGCGGCTATCTTCCCCGGCGAGTTGCCCGAACGGCCCGAGGCGATCTTCGATCCCAAGGCGCATTGGCAGGTCAGGGCGCCGCGCTTCCGGCCGCCATTGGTCGCAGCCGACGCGGGCGGGCGCCTGAAGCCGCCACCCCAGATCCGCCTCGACCGTGCACTGGAGTTCCTGATCGGCGACAAGCTGGCATGA
- a CDS encoding TIGR01620 family protein, with protein sequence MSKAPRAIRLDGPQPGEPVGEAPLRQGDLTILPESEPIDAVVAAVPAKAKRRFSWGSLFVAGLSGFLALAAGVWVENTIRSLMSQNPALGYAALACAAVAALALLVMLARVLRDILRERKVEALRERAVAALAGGTPDEGRAIAGELVALYKGRAQTARGRATLEEALPQLFAARDMLTVAERSLLAPLDALATAQIAQAARRVSLVTAVSPRALVDVVFVLVACARLLRSIAGIYAGRPGTLGLLRLARQVMNHLVLTGGMAAGDALIQQVVGQGLAARLSAKLGEGVINGMLTARIGLAALAVCRPLPFVEAAAPTLSDVAGDLGGARGREDEA encoded by the coding sequence ATGAGCAAGGCACCGCGCGCCATCCGCCTCGACGGCCCGCAGCCGGGCGAACCGGTCGGCGAGGCGCCGCTGCGGCAGGGCGATCTCACGATCCTGCCGGAAAGCGAGCCGATCGATGCCGTGGTTGCGGCCGTTCCGGCAAAAGCCAAACGGCGCTTTTCCTGGGGTTCGCTGTTCGTGGCCGGCCTGTCCGGCTTTCTGGCGCTGGCGGCCGGCGTCTGGGTCGAGAACACCATCCGATCGCTGATGAGCCAGAACCCGGCGCTCGGCTATGCCGCGCTGGCCTGTGCGGCGGTCGCGGCGCTGGCGCTGCTGGTCATGCTGGCGCGGGTGCTGCGCGACATCCTGCGCGAGCGCAAGGTCGAGGCTTTGCGCGAGCGGGCCGTCGCGGCGCTGGCCGGCGGCACGCCCGACGAGGGCCGGGCGATCGCGGGCGAACTCGTCGCGCTCTACAAGGGGCGGGCGCAGACGGCGCGGGGCCGCGCCACCCTGGAGGAGGCGCTGCCGCAGCTCTTCGCGGCGCGCGACATGCTGACCGTGGCGGAGCGCAGCCTGCTCGCGCCGCTCGATGCGCTGGCGACGGCGCAGATCGCGCAGGCGGCGCGAAGGGTCTCGCTGGTGACGGCGGTGAGCCCTCGCGCGCTGGTCGATGTCGTGTTCGTGCTGGTCGCCTGTGCGCGGCTGCTGCGCTCGATCGCCGGCATCTATGCCGGGCGGCCGGGCACGCTCGGCCTGCTCAGGCTCGCACGGCAGGTGATGAACCATCTCGTCCTGACCGGCGGCATGGCGGCGGGCGATGCCCTGATCCAGCAGGTGGTGGGTCAGGGGCTGGCGGCGCGCCTCTCGGCCAAGCTCGGCGAGGGCGTGATCAACGGCATGCTGACGGCCAGGATCGGGCTTGCCGCGCTCGCTGTCTGCCGGCCGCTGCCCTTCGTCGAGGCGGCGGCGCCGACATTGTCGGATGTCGCGGGCGATCTCGGTGGCGCGCGCGGCAGGGAAGACGAGGCCTGA